One window of Catonella massiliensis genomic DNA carries:
- a CDS encoding family 4 glycosyl hydrolase — translation MKIAVIGGAGVRTVIFINGLLKRYKDLHIEEAMLYDIDYKKLGIIEKLCNQVIRRENKDLKLSVCEDVKEAIKGADYIVTTLRVGGDHSRVIDETVALKDGVIGQETTGVGGFSMAVRTIPVLLDYCKLIKEYAPNAIIFNFTNPSGLVTQALKKAGYKNVIGICDAPSSCKFRMAAKLGVEEKDLYVEFYGLNHLSWIRSVKKEGKEILPDLLKDDEFLSEVEEFKMFDKDLLRDLGLLPNEYLYYYYHREKALANMLKSEAARGKSIENINLAMMKELDIMDADTEAEEMLQTFLYYMQLRENSYMSAETGGENRPMLPKGELEVPDGMGYAGVMLDCIEGLQSEEGRYLVLSVENNGSIPELRDEDVVEVTCKVSKNGIEPVKVTDVPEDCMVLIRLIKNYENLVVKAIEEDSRETAIRALMQHPLISSYSLAKKLLEDYETAYDKKMFN, via the coding sequence ATGAAGATTGCAGTAATTGGAGGCGCCGGAGTAAGAACGGTAATATTTATCAATGGACTACTAAAAAGATATAAAGATTTGCACATTGAGGAAGCCATGTTATATGATATAGATTACAAGAAGCTTGGTATTATAGAAAAGCTCTGTAATCAGGTTATAAGAAGAGAGAATAAGGACTTAAAGCTGTCTGTATGTGAAGATGTAAAGGAGGCTATAAAGGGAGCTGACTACATTGTTACTACTCTTAGGGTGGGAGGAGACCATTCAAGAGTAATAGATGAAACTGTAGCACTAAAGGATGGTGTAATAGGTCAGGAGACTACAGGTGTAGGCGGATTCTCAATGGCGGTTAGGACAATCCCTGTCCTCCTTGACTACTGCAAGCTTATAAAGGAATACGCACCAAATGCCATTATATTTAACTTTACCAACCCTTCAGGCCTTGTAACTCAAGCACTTAAAAAGGCAGGCTATAAGAATGTGATAGGTATCTGCGATGCGCCAAGCAGCTGCAAGTTCAGGATGGCGGCAAAGCTTGGAGTAGAGGAAAAAGACCTCTATGTTGAGTTCTATGGACTGAATCATTTATCCTGGATTAGAAGCGTAAAGAAAGAGGGAAAAGAAATCTTACCTGATTTACTTAAGGATGATGAGTTCCTAAGTGAAGTGGAAGAGTTTAAGATGTTTGACAAGGATTTACTTAGGGATCTTGGACTGCTTCCAAATGAATATCTGTATTACTATTATCACAGAGAGAAGGCCTTAGCCAATATGCTAAAGTCAGAGGCGGCAAGAGGAAAGAGTATTGAAAATATAAATCTTGCTATGATGAAAGAACTTGATATAATGGATGCAGATACCGAGGCAGAAGAAATGCTTCAGACTTTTCTTTACTATATGCAGCTTAGGGAAAATTCTTATATGTCTGCGGAAACAGGCGGAGAGAACAGGCCTATGCTCCCTAAGGGAGAGCTTGAAGTACCTGACGGAATGGGATATGCGGGAGTTATGCTTGACTGCATAGAAGGCCTGCAGTCCGAAGAGGGAAGGTACCTTGTGCTGTCTGTGGAGAATAACGGCAGCATACCTGAACTAAGGGATGAGGATGTGGTAGAGGTTACCTGCAAGGTATCAAAGAATGGCATTGAGCCTGTGAAGGTGACGGATGTACCAGAGGATTGCATGGTTTTAATAAGATTAATAAAGAACTATGAGAATCTTGTAGTAAAGGCAATAGAGGAAGATTCAAGAGAAACTGCTATAAGAGCGCTTATGCAGCATCCTCTCATTAGTTCCTACTCACTTGCAAAGAAGCTATTAGAGGATTATGAAACAGCATACGATAAAAAAATGTTTAACTAA
- a CDS encoding carbohydrate kinase family protein, with the protein MKKWDVYVYGDVNIDEIIREAREIPPDGQEWEVENIKTCIGGGAALFALGLGKLGLKTAFKGSVGDDLYGDYIKDTFNKYDIDTSLITTKKDKNTGISLSFTNKNDRSFLTYRGTNDDIDIRNIKLDEVRLARHIHITGYMGSKNHEAYLSLIRKIKEETSATISFDVGWDDTGEWNKGIYDIFPYLDVLFMNETEAVHYSRKSTAVEAAEDFAKYAKVAAIKLGSKGSIAVSEGLTYEDKGFKVEAIDTTGAGDSFNAGFIYGYLVKGDIGLALTYGNGCGALSCTGLGGNTAFPDLALLNEFMEKR; encoded by the coding sequence ATGAAAAAATGGGATGTATATGTTTACGGTGATGTAAACATCGATGAGATAATAAGAGAGGCGAGAGAGATTCCGCCTGACGGACAGGAATGGGAAGTAGAAAATATCAAAACCTGTATAGGAGGAGGAGCAGCGCTCTTTGCCTTAGGGCTTGGTAAGCTTGGACTAAAAACAGCCTTTAAGGGAAGTGTGGGTGATGATTTATACGGAGACTATATCAAAGATACATTTAATAAATACGATATAGATACTTCGCTTATAACCACTAAAAAAGATAAAAATACAGGGATATCTCTTAGCTTTACCAATAAAAATGACAGATCTTTCCTCACTTACAGAGGAACTAATGATGATATAGATATTAGAAATATTAAGCTTGATGAGGTTAGGCTTGCAAGGCACATCCATATCACTGGCTATATGGGAAGTAAGAACCATGAGGCCTATCTAAGCCTTATAAGGAAGATAAAGGAGGAGACTTCTGCCACTATTTCATTTGATGTGGGCTGGGATGATACAGGAGAATGGAATAAGGGGATATATGATATTTTCCCATATCTGGATGTGCTTTTTATGAATGAAACAGAGGCAGTCCATTATAGCAGGAAGTCTACTGCAGTAGAAGCGGCTGAGGATTTTGCAAAGTATGCCAAGGTTGCAGCTATAAAGCTAGGCTCAAAAGGCTCTATCGCCGTATCAGAGGGGCTAACCTATGAAGATAAGGGATTTAAGGTAGAGGCCATCGATACAACGGGGGCGGGCGACTCCTTTAACGCAGGCTTTATCTACGGATACCTTGTAAAAGGAGATATAGGTCTTGCACTTACATATGGAAATGGCTGCGGCGCACTTTCCTGTACAGGTCTTGGTGGAAATACGGCCTTTCCAGATCTTGCTTTATTAAATGAATTTATGGAAAAGAGGTAG
- a CDS encoding carbohydrate ABC transporter permease, translated as MEATDRIITPKKNKIKQSLGDRIIQGFIILVILALCLVIILPCINVLALSLNDGADAAKGGVYFFPRAFTLENFKQVFSDGSIMKAYKYTILRVVIGTLLTLIVTSLAAFALKEKDLPGVKVITILITFTMLFGGGMIPTYVQYKNLHLINNFWVYVVPSLVSVTYLLMMRAYFEGIPASLEESAKLDGCGYFGIYGRIILPLSKPVIAVIGLYTAVNHWNDWFSGAFYMTSNEKWPVQTVLQQMLARAMSASQKDITSVAQALVQGASTVTSDSLKMAAVVITTVPILLIYPFVQKYFASGIMIGAVKG; from the coding sequence ATGGAAGCAACAGACAGAATAATTACACCAAAGAAGAATAAAATAAAACAAAGCTTGGGAGACAGAATAATACAGGGCTTTATTATACTTGTAATACTTGCACTCTGCCTTGTGATTATTTTGCCTTGCATAAATGTACTTGCTCTTTCATTAAATGACGGTGCTGATGCTGCAAAGGGAGGGGTATATTTCTTCCCTAGAGCATTTACACTTGAGAACTTTAAGCAGGTATTCAGTGACGGAAGCATTATGAAGGCTTATAAATACACTATATTAAGAGTGGTTATAGGAACACTTCTAACCCTCATAGTTACTTCACTTGCGGCATTTGCACTCAAGGAAAAAGACCTTCCGGGAGTAAAGGTTATAACCATCTTAATTACCTTTACCATGCTTTTTGGAGGAGGAATGATTCCTACCTATGTTCAGTACAAAAATCTTCATCTTATTAACAATTTTTGGGTTTATGTAGTACCAAGTCTTGTCAGCGTGACCTACCTGCTTATGATGAGAGCTTATTTTGAAGGAATTCCTGCCAGTCTTGAAGAGTCTGCAAAGCTTGACGGCTGCGGATATTTTGGGATTTATGGAAGGATAATACTTCCTCTCTCAAAGCCTGTAATTGCAGTTATAGGCCTCTATACAGCAGTAAACCATTGGAATGACTGGTTTTCAGGTGCATTTTACATGACAAGCAACGAGAAATGGCCGGTACAGACGGTGCTTCAGCAGATGCTCGCAAGGGCTATGTCAGCATCACAAAAGGATATAACAAGTGTGGCACAGGCTCTGGTACAGGGGGCAAGTACAGTTACTTCCGACTCCCTCAAAATGGCTGCCGTAGTGATAACCACAGTACCTATTCTTCTCATTTATCCGTTTGTACAAAAGTACTTTGCAAGCGGTATAATGATAGGAGCAGTTAAAGGTTGA
- a CDS encoding extracellular solute-binding protein → MKTKNLKKVLSLALLGSMMVSMLGACGNSSEKSGSSAGKASTASTGKSSTASGQTADGKPSTWIADRTINIQAYVDDIGYSLPKDFNNTPVMQELTKRTGIKLNIQYTPGDSDAKVLASQLAAGTIPDVIISYLDDSTRPEFPLLLKAAKEGMFADVSAMMKDSQVYKKYYEEGYLPRDSYKNIVFREEFGDAVYLLPMKIEEVDRSAQYIPEDAYLGGPYIQKSIADKLGIDPTSIRTSEDFYNLLVKIKKGGFKDDNGNDVWPLGPKYWGGSYDSLAFNIGELNWGVSGKGSLGGYNIDKKDGKIKHEAETDYVYDKINYVRKLIKEGLMNPEYFTMDQTRAEEVSKSHNSAIIADVHNYENIIFQTNDWVPLGPLNNVSGDNKGVVSGKTQRGCWAISSQAENPEEIFKFFDYLSTYEGQLLAEYGVEGLSYNLKDGKPVITEEVSKKLNEGDVDWLINNVGAAFGGTANYFFEFMLTNVNPIDNFGESRPGSGSGSAFKRSVEIAKEYPREYKVVPGLKATAYLTSTGLEDVKAQMDLLNYQETLIQAFFAKDDAEVKSIIEAFRNQLQSAGNDQFKAKLEELHKEDPQSIQFY, encoded by the coding sequence ATGAAAACAAAAAATCTCAAAAAGGTGCTTTCACTTGCACTGCTTGGCAGCATGATGGTGAGTATGCTCGGTGCCTGTGGTAATTCCTCTGAAAAGAGTGGAAGCAGTGCAGGAAAGGCAAGTACTGCATCAACAGGAAAGTCATCTACAGCCAGCGGGCAAACAGCAGATGGCAAGCCATCTACCTGGATAGCAGACAGAACAATCAACATCCAGGCATATGTAGATGACATCGGCTACAGTCTTCCAAAGGACTTTAACAACACACCTGTGATGCAGGAACTCACAAAGCGCACAGGAATCAAGTTAAACATCCAGTATACACCTGGAGACAGTGATGCTAAGGTACTTGCGTCACAGCTTGCGGCAGGAACCATTCCTGACGTAATCATTTCCTATCTGGATGACTCCACAAGACCGGAGTTCCCACTCCTCTTAAAGGCAGCGAAAGAGGGAATGTTTGCTGATGTTTCCGCAATGATGAAGGATTCTCAGGTTTACAAAAAATACTATGAAGAAGGCTATCTTCCAAGAGACAGCTACAAGAACATTGTATTCAGAGAGGAATTTGGCGATGCAGTTTATCTTCTTCCAATGAAGATTGAAGAAGTAGACCGCTCTGCACAGTACATCCCTGAGGATGCCTACCTTGGAGGTCCTTATATCCAGAAATCAATTGCAGACAAGTTAGGAATCGATCCTACTTCAATCAGAACTTCAGAAGATTTCTACAACCTTCTTGTGAAGATTAAGAAGGGCGGATTTAAGGATGACAACGGAAATGATGTATGGCCTTTAGGACCTAAGTACTGGGGCGGCTCTTATGATTCACTTGCCTTTAATATAGGTGAGCTGAACTGGGGAGTAAGCGGTAAGGGTTCTCTTGGTGGATACAACATAGATAAAAAAGACGGCAAGATTAAGCATGAGGCGGAGACAGACTATGTATATGACAAGATTAACTATGTAAGAAAGCTTATCAAAGAAGGACTTATGAATCCTGAGTATTTTACAATGGATCAGACACGTGCGGAAGAAGTAAGCAAGAGCCACAACTCTGCTATAATCGCAGATGTACACAACTATGAGAACATTATTTTCCAGACAAATGACTGGGTTCCTTTAGGGCCTCTTAACAATGTATCAGGAGATAATAAGGGAGTTGTTTCAGGCAAGACACAGCGTGGCTGCTGGGCTATATCTTCACAGGCAGAGAATCCTGAAGAAATCTTTAAGTTCTTTGATTACTTATCTACCTATGAAGGACAGCTTTTAGCAGAGTATGGAGTAGAAGGCTTATCATATAACTTAAAGGATGGAAAGCCTGTTATTACTGAGGAAGTATCAAAGAAGCTTAATGAGGGTGATGTAGACTGGCTTATCAACAATGTTGGTGCTGCTTTTGGTGGTACCGCAAACTACTTCTTTGAGTTCATGCTTACCAATGTAAACCCAATTGATAACTTTGGTGAGTCAAGACCGGGTTCAGGAAGCGGTTCAGCATTTAAGAGAAGTGTGGAGATAGCAAAAGAGTATCCACGTGAATACAAGGTTGTACCGGGACTTAAGGCTACAGCCTACTTAACTTCAACAGGACTTGAAGATGTAAAGGCACAGATGGATTTACTTAACTATCAGGAAACTCTAATCCAAGCATTCTTTGCAAAGGATGACGCTGAGGTTAAGTCCATAATCGAAGCTTTTAGAAATCAGCTTCAGTCAGCTGGAAATGACCAGTTTAAGGCTAAACTTGAAGAGCTTCACAAAGAAGATCCACAGTCAATTCAGTTCTATTAG
- a CDS encoding ABC transporter permease: MDNKAVKLNKKSLKSKLLHYWPLYVMLLPAIIYYILICYVPMAGNVLAFKEYSFKKGIWGSDFVGLRYFESFFKSYDALRLIKNTLTVGFIKCILEFPFAIILALLLNELKNMKFKKASQTITYLPHFLSSVIIVTMIQRLLAPNNGVINQIIAGLGGDGSTFFLMDAKYFLGILFSMDLWRNIGWDSIIYLAAISSVDTSLYEAAQMDGCGKLKRMWHITLPGIRGTIGLLFIMGVGGLLSSGFEQIYLLRTPGNMQLADTLDTYVVRVGLQGGQFGYATAIGLIQGLVGLVLVIGTNKICKKLTEVSLW, translated from the coding sequence ATGGATAATAAGGCAGTAAAGCTAAACAAAAAGAGCCTGAAAAGCAAGCTCCTTCATTATTGGCCACTTTATGTGATGCTCCTTCCTGCAATAATATATTATATTTTAATCTGTTATGTGCCAATGGCAGGCAATGTACTGGCATTTAAGGAATATTCCTTTAAGAAGGGAATCTGGGGAAGCGATTTTGTAGGGCTTAGGTATTTTGAATCATTTTTTAAGAGCTATGATGCCTTAAGGCTGATTAAAAATACTCTGACTGTAGGCTTTATAAAGTGTATACTTGAGTTTCCTTTTGCCATCATCCTTGCCCTTCTCTTAAATGAGCTTAAGAACATGAAGTTTAAGAAGGCAAGTCAGACCATTACTTATTTGCCTCACTTCCTCTCAAGCGTAATCATAGTAACGATGATTCAGCGATTGCTCGCACCTAACAACGGTGTAATCAATCAGATTATAGCAGGACTTGGAGGAGACGGAAGTACCTTCTTCCTTATGGATGCAAAGTATTTCCTTGGAATTCTCTTCTCGATGGACCTTTGGAGGAACATAGGCTGGGATTCCATTATCTATCTGGCTGCGATAAGCAGTGTGGACACCTCACTTTATGAGGCGGCTCAGATGGATGGCTGTGGCAAACTAAAGAGGATGTGGCATATAACGCTTCCGGGAATCAGAGGAACCATAGGTCTCCTTTTCATTATGGGAGTGGGAGGTCTTCTCTCATCAGGCTTTGAACAGATATATCTGCTTAGAACACCCGGAAATATGCAGCTTGCGGACACACTCGATACCTACGTGGTTAGAGTAGGTTTGCAGGGAGGTCAGTTTGGATATGCAACTGCTATAGGACTTATTCAAGGTCTTGTAGGTCTTGTCCTTGTGATAGGAACCAACAAGATATGTAAGAAGCTAACAGAGGTCAGTCTTTGGTAA
- a CDS encoding endonuclease/exonuclease/phosphatase family protein: protein MEGIKLVTFNIRCDYEQDGINNFAFRKPMIVEKISSEKPDIICFQEVLPHVAVWIKETLSDYYVVGCGRSEDFTDEQESIAFKKDRFNLVSMETYWMSETPYVPASRYKKQSTCPRVTTEVVLYDMAEKKMFRLLNTHLDHEGSEARLLGLNQLLRKLEAEKAFSDIPVIITGDFNAEPDSEEMKSIITSGKYQDLTKDIDFTFHDYGKEKEKIDYIFATKDVFCKSTAKWAEERDGVFLSDHYPTEAVIYLSEGGNHG, encoded by the coding sequence ATGGAAGGTATCAAACTTGTTACATTTAATATCCGCTGTGATTATGAGCAGGATGGAATCAATAATTTCGCTTTCAGAAAGCCTATGATAGTAGAAAAGATAAGCTCTGAAAAGCCTGATATAATCTGCTTTCAGGAAGTTCTTCCACATGTTGCGGTCTGGATTAAGGAAACCTTGTCAGACTACTATGTAGTAGGTTGTGGACGAAGTGAGGACTTTACGGATGAACAGGAGAGCATAGCCTTTAAGAAGGATAGGTTCAACCTTGTTAGTATGGAGACCTACTGGATGTCGGAAACCCCTTATGTGCCTGCAAGCAGGTATAAAAAACAGAGCACCTGTCCTAGGGTTACTACAGAAGTAGTCTTATATGACATGGCTGAAAAGAAGATGTTCAGGCTTCTTAACACTCACCTTGACCACGAAGGAAGCGAAGCAAGACTCTTGGGACTTAATCAGCTGCTAAGAAAGCTTGAGGCAGAAAAAGCCTTCTCTGATATACCTGTGATTATTACAGGAGACTTTAACGCAGAGCCTGACTCTGAGGAAATGAAGTCTATAATCACATCCGGAAAGTACCAGGACTTAACGAAGGATATTGACTTTACATTTCACGATTACGGTAAAGAAAAAGAAAAGATAGACTATATATTTGCAACTAAGGATGTATTTTGCAAGAGCACTGCAAAATGGGCTGAGGAAAGGGACGGAGTTTTTCTATCCGACCATTATCCTACAGAGGCTGTAATATATCTAAGTGAAGGAGGTAACCATGGATAA